A single genomic interval of Prochlorococcus marinus XMU1406 harbors:
- a CDS encoding metal ABC transporter solute-binding protein, Zn/Mn family → MSIFKRLLSNKKGSRKSIIKNSVIAGTIIFSGFGQDIMAKGKSYVAVEPLVCDLVKSIALPSDEVTCLVDRKQDVHDLKINPRQAQLLNSADKVFTLGKEMTPSMRNWESKKNTVVVGVSAIDVDDHSDHEGHDDHSDHGGHDDHAEHSAKVDDHSDHGGHDDHSDHGGHDDHAEGAFEWAGKFQLSKGSYKWSFEKVDGEYADPAMKMVILKSNDIEGSEDLAKELLGSKDSISRKNNGTLIASNKAFILNFDQRKESTVFNVDIKEDGEYIFFTEHMPFEFEATQHFFKDVLNSDVEPIAQVPDEGEGHHHHHDHGGLDPHVWHDPHNIIKMGDVISKSLKKDISVFNRGDRKLINERFEKADSLLEGLDSWIVEQVSSIPEENRVIVSKHKAMEYYGDAFGFETISLLDFLGDSSSLRPENISSTLKMLDEEKVQAIFPEQIPASKLLRNLSRQSSVPLASNQIFVDGLMMDGNTVSVAVHNTCTIVDSLGGSCDKESGSNLESEWYKLSD, encoded by the coding sequence ATGTCAATTTTTAAAAGACTTTTATCAAATAAAAAAGGTTCAAGAAAGTCAATTATTAAAAATTCCGTAATCGCTGGAACGATTATATTTTCTGGTTTTGGGCAGGATATCATGGCTAAAGGAAAGTCATACGTTGCAGTTGAACCACTAGTTTGTGATTTAGTTAAATCAATTGCATTACCATCTGACGAAGTTACATGCCTAGTAGATAGAAAACAGGATGTTCATGATTTAAAGATCAATCCAAGACAAGCTCAATTACTAAATAGCGCAGACAAAGTATTCACTCTTGGCAAAGAAATGACTCCAAGTATGAGGAATTGGGAAAGTAAAAAGAATACTGTTGTTGTAGGTGTTAGTGCAATAGACGTAGATGATCATTCTGATCATGAAGGTCACGATGACCACTCAGACCATGGTGGACATGATGATCATGCTGAACATTCGGCTAAGGTAGATGATCATTCTGATCATGGAGGTCATGATGATCATTCAGACCATGGTGGACATGATGATCATGCTGAGGGTGCTTTCGAATGGGCAGGTAAATTCCAACTTTCTAAGGGTTCATACAAATGGTCATTTGAAAAAGTCGATGGAGAATATGCAGATCCTGCAATGAAGATGGTAATTCTCAAGTCTAATGATATAGAAGGATCTGAAGATTTAGCTAAAGAATTATTAGGATCTAAAGACTCAATAAGCAGAAAAAATAATGGTACTTTGATCGCAAGTAATAAAGCTTTTATTCTTAACTTTGATCAAAGAAAAGAAAGCACTGTTTTTAATGTGGATATCAAAGAAGATGGTGAATATATATTTTTTACTGAACACATGCCTTTTGAGTTTGAAGCAACTCAACACTTCTTTAAAGACGTTTTAAATAGTGATGTCGAGCCAATAGCACAAGTACCAGACGAAGGAGAGGGACATCATCACCATCATGACCATGGAGGTCTAGATCCACATGTATGGCATGATCCACATAACATCATAAAAATGGGAGATGTTATAAGCAAAAGTTTAAAGAAAGATATTTCAGTTTTTAATAGAGGGGACAGAAAATTAATTAATGAAAGATTTGAAAAAGCCGATTCACTCTTAGAAGGCTTAGATAGTTGGATCGTCGAACAAGTAAGCTCTATTCCTGAGGAAAACAGAGTAATTGTTTCTAAACACAAAGCAATGGAATACTACGGTGATGCTTTTGGTTTTGAAACTATTAGTTTACTTGACTTTCTTGGAGACTCCTCAAGCTTAAGGCCAGAGAACATAAGTTCTACTTTGAAAATGTTAGATGAAGAGAAAGTTCAGGCAATATTTCCTGAACAAATTCCAGCATCTAAGTTATTAAGAAACTTAAGTAGACAAAGTTCGGTTCCTTTAGCTTCTAATCAAATATTCGTTGATGGATTGATGATGGACGGGAATACGGTTTCAGTAGCTGTTCACAACACTTGCACAATTGTTGATTCATTAGGAGGAAGTTGTGATAAAGAATCTGGCTCCAATCTTGAGTCTGAATGGTACAAACTTTCAGATTAA
- a CDS encoding CobW family GTP-binding protein yields MSIKDKVPVTILTGFLGSGKTTLLNRILSEEHGKRIAVIENEYGEVGIDQGLVINADEEVFEMSNGCICCTVRGDLIRVLGNLMKRRDKFDYVLVETTGLADPGPVAQTFFMDEEISSEFTLDGIVTLVDAAHIDQQLGRSDESSEQVAFADVLVLNKTDLVSDDALDTLESRLRDMNRMTRIIRAENALVPIETVLNLSAFDLDQILKRRPTFLEPEYPFEWTGVYDLDAGKYELMLEEGPDPEMSLVAFANQGESEEELKDGAESCVRLYAEKAKSLEPGNIIPFGEHINLKLEDKGNKSFILDIEKGSKIGLYTQHTAEEFNMKIIKSEDNNSKEIPFNIERFWQAEHEHDDEVTSIAIERFGDVDPEKLNTWLGRLLSEKGVDIFRTKGFISYSGNPQRIVFQGVHMLFTAQPDKEWGNEPRRNQLVFIGRNLDEKEMQEGFEKCLI; encoded by the coding sequence ATGAGCATCAAAGATAAAGTTCCCGTAACCATCCTCACTGGATTCTTAGGATCAGGGAAGACTACTTTGCTTAATAGGATATTAAGTGAAGAGCACGGGAAAAGAATAGCTGTAATTGAGAATGAATACGGTGAAGTAGGTATAGATCAAGGGCTCGTAATTAATGCCGATGAAGAAGTATTTGAGATGTCAAATGGGTGCATTTGTTGTACTGTTCGCGGTGATCTAATAAGAGTCCTTGGCAACCTTATGAAAAGGAGAGATAAGTTTGACTATGTTTTAGTAGAAACGACAGGGTTAGCAGATCCTGGGCCAGTTGCTCAGACTTTTTTCATGGATGAAGAAATTAGTTCCGAATTTACTCTTGATGGAATTGTAACTTTAGTTGATGCTGCACATATTGATCAGCAATTAGGAAGAAGTGATGAAAGTTCAGAACAAGTTGCGTTTGCAGATGTTCTTGTCCTAAATAAAACTGATTTAGTTTCTGATGATGCTCTAGATACTCTTGAATCAAGATTGAGAGATATGAACCGAATGACTCGAATCATTCGAGCCGAGAATGCCCTAGTACCCATCGAAACAGTCCTAAATCTAAGTGCATTTGATCTCGATCAAATCCTTAAACGCAGACCAACATTTCTTGAACCAGAATATCCTTTTGAATGGACAGGTGTTTACGACCTTGATGCAGGTAAATATGAATTAATGCTAGAAGAAGGTCCCGATCCAGAAATGTCATTAGTAGCTTTCGCTAATCAAGGTGAGAGTGAAGAAGAACTTAAAGATGGTGCTGAGTCCTGCGTAAGACTTTATGCAGAAAAAGCTAAAAGCTTAGAACCTGGGAATATCATTCCATTTGGAGAACATATAAACCTTAAATTGGAGGATAAAGGAAATAAATCATTCATATTAGATATCGAAAAGGGATCAAAGATAGGTTTATATACACAGCACACTGCTGAAGAATTCAATATGAAAATCATTAAAAGTGAAGACAATAATTCAAAAGAGATTCCATTTAATATTGAAAGATTCTGGCAAGCCGAGCACGAGCACGATGATGAAGTAACATCAATTGCAATTGAACGATTTGGAGATGTTGATCCAGAAAAACTTAATACTTGGTTGGGCAGACTTCTTTCTGAAAAAGGGGTGGATATATTTAGAACCAAAGGTTTCATTAGCTACTCAGGGAACCCACAGAGAATTGTTTTCCAAGGGGTACATATGTTATTTACAGCGCAACCTGATAAAGAATGGGGTAACGAACCTCGTAGAAACCAACTTGTTTTTATAGGTAGGAATTTGGACGAGAAAGAGATGCAAGAAGGTTTTGAAAAATGCCTGATATAG
- a CDS encoding WD40 repeat domain-containing protein — MPDIESFSPRGMFHEGWTAEVNDYAIVCGWAIKGKLFIVGDVAGGIFAFEGDTGKIIWKKENTHSAGLLAMSIHPEGEIFATSGQDGNIQIYNCHEGKVIKTLNLGKAWVEHLKWSNDGLFLAASSSKKVYVFNETGEEKWESDDHPSTVSAIKWSNNNELATACYGRVTFFDIVNNKTNQKLEWQGSLVSMELSPDGDIVACGSQDNSVHFWRRSTGMDAEMTGYPGKPSHLSFDDSGKLLATSGSERITVWSFIGDGPEGTMPGELWHHTEPISSLAFSNKGMLVASGSRDGSVVASFLKKDGNGDPVGAAFAGDLVGALSWRPDDCALAAVNAKGVVNVWKFKVRTNSF; from the coding sequence ATGCCTGATATAGAATCATTTAGCCCAAGAGGTATGTTCCACGAGGGATGGACAGCTGAAGTTAATGATTATGCCATAGTTTGTGGTTGGGCTATTAAAGGAAAGTTATTCATTGTTGGGGATGTAGCAGGAGGTATTTTTGCCTTTGAAGGAGATACTGGGAAAATTATTTGGAAAAAAGAAAATACACACTCTGCTGGTCTATTAGCAATGTCCATTCATCCAGAAGGAGAGATTTTTGCAACTTCCGGTCAAGATGGAAATATTCAAATATATAATTGCCACGAAGGTAAAGTAATTAAAACACTTAATCTTGGCAAGGCTTGGGTAGAGCATCTTAAGTGGTCAAATGATGGCTTATTTCTTGCAGCATCTTCTTCAAAAAAAGTATATGTTTTTAATGAAACTGGTGAAGAAAAATGGGAATCAGATGATCATCCAAGCACAGTGAGTGCAATAAAATGGTCAAATAATAATGAGCTAGCTACAGCCTGCTACGGGAGAGTAACATTCTTTGACATAGTAAATAATAAAACGAATCAAAAGCTCGAGTGGCAAGGATCATTAGTCTCAATGGAGTTAAGTCCTGATGGAGATATAGTCGCTTGCGGAAGTCAAGACAATTCAGTTCATTTTTGGAGAAGATCAACCGGAATGGATGCTGAAATGACAGGATACCCAGGAAAACCTAGTCACCTTTCTTTTGACGATAGTGGAAAATTACTGGCAACTAGTGGCAGTGAAAGAATTACAGTGTGGAGCTTTATAGGTGACGGTCCCGAGGGAACTATGCCGGGAGAACTATGGCACCATACCGAACCTATTTCTAGCCTAGCCTTTTCAAATAAAGGCATGCTTGTAGCTTCCGGATCTAGAGATGGTTCTGTTGTCGCAAGTTTTTTAAAAAAAGACGGTAATGGTGACCCAGTTGGGGCTGCATTCGCAGGCGATTTAGTGGGTGCACTTTCGTGGAGACCTGATGATTGTGCACTAGCTGCAGTTAACGCAAAAGGTGTGGTAAATGTTTGGAAATTTAAAGTTCGTACTAATTCTTTTTGA
- a CDS encoding DNA gyrase has protein sequence MVRYYCPYCNPKYQFQKQSSKGNLICGLCGEDLVKKPYIRLNQIIALVAASSLLLPLIYTFIFLIKNQINPPNKNYQANGSLIIII, from the coding sequence ATGGTTCGATATTATTGCCCATATTGCAATCCTAAATATCAATTTCAAAAACAATCCTCAAAAGGTAATTTGATTTGTGGATTATGCGGAGAGGATCTCGTAAAAAAACCATATATTAGGTTAAACCAGATAATCGCTTTAGTTGCTGCTTCATCATTACTTCTACCGTTGATTTATACTTTTATTTTTTTAATTAAAAATCAAATAAATCCTCCTAATAAAAATTATCAAGCAAATGGTAGTTTAATAATAATTATCTAA
- a CDS encoding circularly permuted type 2 ATP-grasp protein, producing the protein MKYMFSSYQPKNSFDEYFKDNVNSAREILIPLLSSLDNMGLEELNRNHSAAKKLLLRHGATFRLNDTGLKGTERILPFDPLPRIISKDDWVTLEKGLKQRLEAIDLFLDDIYNSQKIINDGIIPRELIESSDGWRPQMIGFKPPLNKWCQISGLDLIRDRKGDWHVLEDNLRCPSGVAYFLENRLVMKNIFPNLFSGRIVKPIDEYPSYLLKTLQELAVWTDTPKIVLLTPGIFNSAYFEHSYLAQEMGIQLVQGHDLVCNDDYVYLKTTSGLKRVDVIYRRIDDDFLDPLNFRKDSCLGVSGLLDVFKAGHVALANAPGTGIADDKMIYSFVPKMIKYYLDEEIIIKNVETYICHYQKDREYVLENLSKLVVKSVAEAGGYGMLIGPHSTTSEIEEFANKIKNNPRNFIAQPTLELSTVPSLCDGELYPCHVDLRPYILRGKDSWVSPGGLTRVALKKGSLVVNSSQGGGCKDTWVVGK; encoded by the coding sequence ATGAAATATATGTTTTCAAGTTATCAGCCTAAAAATAGTTTTGATGAATACTTTAAGGATAATGTTAACTCTGCTAGAGAAATATTGATTCCACTTCTTTCTTCTTTAGATAATATGGGACTTGAAGAATTAAACAGGAATCATTCTGCCGCAAAAAAATTATTACTAAGACATGGTGCAACTTTTAGATTAAACGATACTGGTTTAAAAGGTACTGAGAGAATATTACCTTTTGATCCACTTCCTAGAATAATTAGTAAAGATGATTGGGTAACGTTAGAAAAAGGCCTAAAACAAAGGCTTGAGGCAATTGATTTATTCCTAGATGATATTTACAATTCTCAAAAAATAATAAATGATGGAATAATTCCAAGAGAATTAATAGAGAGTTCAGATGGTTGGAGACCTCAGATGATAGGTTTCAAACCTCCACTTAATAAATGGTGTCAAATTTCAGGACTTGATTTAATAAGGGATAGAAAAGGAGATTGGCATGTTTTAGAAGATAATTTAAGGTGCCCTTCTGGGGTTGCTTATTTTTTAGAAAATAGATTAGTTATGAAAAATATTTTTCCTAATCTTTTCTCAGGAAGAATAGTAAAACCAATTGATGAATATCCATCATATCTTTTAAAAACGCTTCAAGAACTTGCTGTTTGGACTGACACTCCAAAGATAGTTCTACTAACTCCAGGAATTTTTAATAGTGCTTATTTTGAACATAGTTATTTAGCTCAAGAAATGGGCATCCAACTAGTTCAAGGTCATGACTTAGTTTGTAATGATGATTATGTATATTTAAAAACCACCTCCGGATTAAAAAGAGTAGATGTCATTTACAGACGAATTGATGATGATTTCTTAGATCCTCTTAATTTCAGAAAAGATTCCTGCCTTGGTGTTAGCGGATTACTTGATGTTTTTAAGGCAGGTCATGTTGCTTTAGCAAATGCACCTGGGACTGGAATAGCAGATGACAAAATGATTTATTCTTTTGTTCCAAAAATGATTAAATATTATCTTGATGAAGAAATTATTATTAAAAATGTAGAAACGTATATTTGTCATTATCAAAAGGATCGCGAATATGTTTTAGAAAATTTATCAAAACTTGTTGTTAAGTCTGTCGCTGAAGCTGGGGGTTATGGAATGTTAATTGGCCCTCACTCAACAACAAGTGAGATAGAAGAATTCGCTAATAAAATTAAAAATAATCCCAGAAATTTCATAGCACAACCAACATTAGAATTATCTACTGTGCCATCGTTATGTGATGGAGAGCTATATCCATGTCATGTTGATTTAAGACCATATATTTTAAGAGGAAAAGATTCATGGGTTAGCCCAGGGGGGCTTACGAGAGTAGCATTAAAAAAAGGATCATTAGTTGTTAATTCTTCTCAAGGTGGAGGATGCAAAGATACATGGGTTGTAGGAAAATAA